The genomic DNA AGCAGTTCTACACGGTGACGTTCTCGAAGGGCCGCGTCGCCAGCGTCAAGCAGGTGGTGGAGAACACCATCGTCCCCGCGACCGCGACCAACCCTCCGCTGGAGGAGGTCTCCTTCGTGTTCCACACCATCAGCTGGACGGTCAGCGAGGGTGGCGTGACGCACGAGGATACGTGGGACAAGCAGCAGTAAGGGGCGCCATGGCGCGTGCTCCCTGAAGGGAGCGCGGGCCGGGGCGGCGAGGCAGGAGGGAGCGACGGGATGGGACGCGGGTTGTTGTCGCGAATCGAGGTGGGGACGGGCTCGGCCGAGCGTGAGCAGGACATGACTGACTCCATTGCCCAACACCTGCGCGTGCTGCTCAACGCGCGCAAGGGCGGCTCGGCCACGGTACCGGGCTTTGGAGTCATGGACTTCACCGACCTGGTGCACACCTTCCCCACGGCCATCCAGACGCTCCAGTCGGCCATCCGCGCGACGGTGTTGGAGTTCGAGCCGCGCATCCAGCACGTGAGCGTGCGCCACGTCCCGGACGTGGACCCGCTGCTCTTGCGCTTCGAAATCACCGCGCAGCCCGCGGGCAAGGGCGCGCGGGGGATGCTCCGCTTCCGGACGCAGATGTCGCCGGGCGGCAAGGTCGAGGTCTGGTAAGCGAACCGGTACGGCGGGGGAGTCGCGGTGTTCAGCAAGTACTACCAGAGCGAGCTCACATATTTGCGGGAGATGGGCCGCGCGTTCGGCACCGTCAACCCCGCGCTCGCCGGGCTCCTGGTGGAGCGCGGTGGCGACCCGGACGTGGAGCGGCTCCTGGAGGGGTTCGCGTTCCTGACGGCGCGGGTGCGCGAGCGCATCGACGGGGCGGTACCCGAGGTGATTCACGGGCTGACGGAGCTCTTGCTGCCGCACTACCTGCGGGTGGTGCCGGCGTGCTCGGTGGTGGAGTTCACCCCCCATGCGCGCCTGCTGCGCGGCCGCTCCCGGATTCCCGCGGGGACGGAGGTGGGCGCCAAGCCCGTGGACGGTACCGTCTGCACCTTCCGCACGACGCAGCCGGTGGACCTGCTGCCGCTGACGCTGGCGGAGACGACGCTGGACCAGTCCTCGCCCGCGGCGCCCGTGCTGCGCGCGCAGCTGCAGCTGGTGGAGCAGGGCCGGGCGGAGATCTTCACGGAAGAAGGCCTGTCGCTGTTCATCCAGGCGGAGCTCCCGGTGGCGTCGATGCTGCTGGTGTGGCTCTTGCGCCATTGCAAGGGCGTGGTGCTGCGCAACCCCGCGGGCGGTCCGTCCGTGCGACTGGGGCCGGAGTGCATCCGCGCCTCGGGCCTGGAGGCGGGCAACACC from Myxococcus guangdongensis includes the following:
- the tssE gene encoding type VI secretion system baseplate subunit TssE; amino-acid sequence: MGRGLLSRIEVGTGSAEREQDMTDSIAQHLRVLLNARKGGSATVPGFGVMDFTDLVHTFPTAIQTLQSAIRATVLEFEPRIQHVSVRHVPDVDPLLLRFEITAQPAGKGARGMLRFRTQMSPGGKVEVW